A window of the Pseudobacteriovorax antillogorgiicola genome harbors these coding sequences:
- a CDS encoding substrate-binding periplasmic protein, translated as MLSFRASRTKFQFTILVLMLWTSMMAHSETITLGNGEWDPYQSSTMDGFGYASKIVTEAFKKEGIDVKYNFYPWARALDSASKGKVAGTFLWGYKKEREKHFLYSEPILDVSYVFFYLAERKFDWKKIDDLKDKRIGTTIKYSYGEAFDKARAKGIFEADDSNSDETNFKKLLAGRVDIIPNDLDAGLSILRRNHKDEIKRVSYHEKPVRNTPHYLLISRKHPRAEYLLAAFNKGLAALKKSGRYQEIIKASRNLKE; from the coding sequence ATGTTAAGTTTTAGAGCAAGCCGAACTAAGTTCCAATTTACGATCCTAGTGTTGATGCTATGGACATCGATGATGGCTCATTCAGAGACCATTACCCTGGGCAATGGAGAGTGGGACCCCTATCAGTCAAGCACTATGGATGGGTTTGGGTATGCTTCGAAAATTGTTACCGAAGCCTTTAAGAAGGAGGGAATCGATGTAAAATATAATTTCTATCCTTGGGCTCGTGCTCTAGATAGCGCCAGCAAAGGCAAAGTAGCTGGGACTTTCTTATGGGGTTATAAAAAAGAAAGGGAAAAGCACTTTCTTTACTCAGAACCAATCCTTGATGTTTCCTACGTATTCTTCTACTTGGCAGAAAGGAAATTTGATTGGAAAAAAATTGATGACTTGAAGGATAAAAGGATCGGGACAACTATCAAATATTCTTATGGTGAAGCTTTTGATAAAGCGAGGGCTAAAGGGATATTTGAAGCCGATGATTCAAACAGTGATGAAACCAATTTTAAGAAGTTACTGGCAGGTCGGGTCGATATTATTCCTAATGATCTAGACGCAGGCTTGAGCATTCTTCGTAGAAATCACAAGGATGAGATCAAGCGAGTTTCCTATCATGAGAAACCAGTTCGAAATACTCCACACTATCTCCTTATATCAAGAAAGCACCCAAGAGCTGAATACTTACTTGCAGCCTTCAACAAAGGCTTGGCTGCTCTAAAAAAATCAGGTCGATATCAAGAGATTATCAAGGCTTCTCGAAACCTTAAAGAGTAA